One stretch of Lucilia cuprina isolate Lc7/37 chromosome 6, ASM2204524v1, whole genome shotgun sequence DNA includes these proteins:
- the LOC124420989 gene encoding inactive lysozyme 1A-like, with protein MKFFIVLLAALALFTPAFGKTFTRCSLAREMYALGVPKSELPQWTCIAEHESSYRTNVVGPTNSNGSNDYGIFQINNYYWCQPANGRFSYNECKLSCNDLLTDNITNSVKCARKVKSQQGFTAWSTWRYCSGSLPSIDDCF; from the coding sequence ATGAAATTCTTCATTGTTTTGTTGGCCGCTTTGGCTTTGTTTACTCCTGCCTTTGGCAAAACTTTCACCCGCTGCTCCTTGGCTAGGGAAATGTATGCCTTGGGTGTACCAAAATCCGAATTGCCTCAATGGACCTGCATTGCTGAACACGAATCATCATACCGCACCAACGTTGTTGGCCCCACCAACTCTAATGGCTCCAACGATTATGGTATTTTCCAAATTAACAACTACTATTGGTGTCAACCTGCCAATGGTCGTTTCTCCTACAACGAATGCAAGTTGAGCTGTAACGATTTGTTGACTGATAACATTACCAACTCGGTTAAGTGCGCCCGCAAGGTCAAGTCCCAACAAGGCTTTACAGCCTGGTCTACTTGGAGATACTGCAGCGGTAGCTTGCCCAGCATTGATGAttgcttttaa
- the LOC111678302 gene encoding lysozyme 1-like, with protein sequence MKIYLAFFLTLACTTSCLAKKYNRCSFIREMSSLGVPKDDLARWSCIASHESSFNTTVITEQTSPKDSQDYGIFQINDKYWCKPSNARFSYNMCHVKCNDLLSDDINASMTCALKVLGQQGWSAWPSLSKCEGDLPYIPRRCLS encoded by the coding sequence atgAAGATCTATCTAGCGTTTTTTCTCACCTTGGCCTGCACTACCTCCTGTTTAGCCAAAAAGTACAATCGTTGCTCGTTTATAAGAGAAATGTCGAGTTTAGGAGTACCAAAGGATGACTTAGCACGTTGGTCCTGCATTGCCAGTCATGAATCTTCATTTAATACCACTGTTATAACGGAGCAAACCAGTCCAAAGGATAGCCAAGATTAtggtatttttcaaattaatgatAAATATTGGTGTAAACCTTCCAATGCTCGCTTCAGCTATAATATGTGTCATGTCAAGTGTAATGATTTATTAAGTGATGATATAAACGCCTCGATGACTTGTGCTCTTAAAGTATTGGGACAGCAGGGATGGTCGGCTTGGCCttctttaagtaaatgtgaaggTGATTTACCTTATATTCCACGCAGATGTTTAAGTTGA
- the LOC111678303 gene encoding inactive lysozyme 1A gives MKFFIALLAALALFTPAFGKTFTRCSLAREMYALGVPKSELPQWTCIAEHESSYRTNVVGPTNYNGSNDYGIFQINNYYWCQPANGRFSYNECKLSCNDLLTDNISNSVKCARKIKSQQGWTAWSTWKYCSGSLPSINDCF, from the coding sequence ATGAAATTCTTCATTGCTTTATTGGCCGCTTTGGCTTTGTTTACTCCTGCCTTTGGCAAAACTTTCACCCGCTGCTCCTTGGCTAGAGAAATGTATGCCTTGGGTGTTCCAAAATCCGAATTGCCTCAATGGACCTGCATTGCTGAACACGAGTCATCATACCGCACCAATGTTGTTGGTCCCACCAACTATAATGGCTCCAACGATTATGGTATTTTCCAAATTAACAACTACTACTGGTGTCAACCTGCCAATGGACGTTTCTCCTACAACGAATGCAAGTTGAGCTGCAACGATCTGTTGACCGATAACATTAGCAACTCGGTTAAGTGTGCCCGCAAGATCAAGTCTCAACAGGGCTGGACTGCCTGGTCTACTTGGAAATACTGCAGCGGTAGCTTGCCCAGCATTAATGATTGTTTCTAA
- the LOC124420991 gene encoding lysozyme P-like, with the protein MKIFLAVIAVLATISSSSAITYNRCSLVRAMRNIGVPWDQLARWACIAERESSYRTFVVGPPNSDGSRDYGIFQINDRYWCQPASGRWSSNGCRINCNALLGDDIRPSMNCVQQILRQQGWGAWSVWRFCSGNLPSVNNCF; encoded by the coding sequence ATGAAAATCTTCTTAGCAGTTATTGCTGTATTAGCCACGATCAGTTCCTCTTCAGCCATAACATATAATCGCTGTTCTTTGGTACGGGCCATGCGTAATATAGGTGTACCTTGGGATCAATTGGCACGTTGGGCTTGTATAGCTGAACGTGAATCGAGTTATCGCACCTTTGTTGTAGGACCCCCCAATTCCGATGGCAGCCGTGATTATggcatttttcaaataaacgaTCGATATTGGTGTCAACCGGCCAGTGGACGTTGGTCTTCGAATGGATGTCGTATCAATTGTAATGCTTTATTAGGTGATGACATTAGACCCTCAATGAATTGTGTTCAGCAGATATTAAGGCAGCAGGGTTGGGGTGCCTGGTCTGTTTGGCGTTTTTGTAGTGGCAATTTGCCCAGcgttaataattgtttttag
- the LOC111678301 gene encoding inactive lysozyme 1A-like, producing MNSNIVSFQLFSKAIMKFFIVLLAALALFTPAFGKTFTRCSLAREMYALGVPKSELPQWTCIAEHESSYRTNVVGPTNSNGSNDYGIFQINNYYWCQPANGRFSYNECKLSCNDLLTDNISNSVKCARKVKSQQGFKAWSTWRYCSGSLPSIDDCF from the coding sequence ATGAATTCAAACATAGTTTCATTCCAACTGTTCTCGAAAGCAATCATGAAATTCTTCATTGTTTTGTTGGCCGCTTTGGCTTTGTTTACTCCTGCCTTTGGCAAAACTTTCACCCGCTGCTCTTTGGCTCGGGAAATGTACGCCTTGGGTGTACCAAAATCCGAATTGCCTCAATGGACCTGCATTGCTGAACACGAATCATCATACCGCACCAACGTTGTTGGCCCCACCAACTCTAACGGCTCCAACGATTATGGTATTTTCCAAATTAACAACTACTACTGGTGTCAACCTGCCAATGGTCGTTTCTCCTACAACGAATGCAAGTTGAGCTGCAACGATTTGTTGACCGATAACATTAGCAACTCGGTTAAGTGCGCCCGCAAGGTCAAGTCCCAACAAGGCTTTAAAGCTTGGTCTACTTGGAGATACTGCAGCGGTAGCTTGCCCAGCATTGATGATTGCttttaa
- the LOC124420990 gene encoding inactive lysozyme 1A-like: MKFFIALLAALALFTPVFGKTFTRCSLAREMYALGVPKSELPQWTCIAEHESSYRTNVVGPTNYNGSNDYGIFQINNYYWCQPANGRFSYNECKLSCNDLLTDNISNSVKCARKIKSQQGWTAWSTWKYCSGSLPSINDCF, encoded by the coding sequence ATGAAATTCTTCATTGCTTTATTGGCCGCTTTGGCTTTGTTTACTCCTGTCTTTGGCAAAACTTTCACCCGTTGCTCCTTGGCTAGGGAAATGTATGCCTTGGGTGTTCCAAAATCCGAATTGCCTCAATGGACCTGCATTGCTGAACACGAGTCATCATACCGCACCAATGTTGTTGGTCCCACCAACTATAATGGCTCCAACGATTATGGTATTTTCCAAATTAACAACTACTACTGGTGTCAACCTGCCAATGGACGTTTTTCCTACAACGAATGCAAGTTGAGCTGCAACGATCTGTTGACCGATAACATTAGCAACTCGGTTAAGTGTGCCCGCAAGATCAAGTCTCAACAGGGCTGGACTGCCTGGTCTACTTGGAAATACTGCAGCGGTAGCTTGCCCAGCATTAATGATTGTTTCTAA
- the LOC124420988 gene encoding lysozyme 1-like, which yields MKFNNFCLVILLLSLANISLAKTFSRCSLARAMYALGIPKSELARWTCIAEHESKYRTDIIGPANSDGSHDYGIFQINDRYWCQPNGGHASKNNCHVNCNSLLTDNIKDSVMCAEKIKSIQGWKAWSVWKYCSGNLPSINDCF from the coding sequence ATGAAATTCAATAATTTCTGCTTAGTAATCCTTTTGCTATCCTTGGCTAATATCTCGTTGGCCAAGACTTTTTCGCGCTGCTCTTTGGCCAGGGCAATGTACGCTCTAGGTATACCGAAATCAGAATTGGCTCGTTGGACTTGCATTGCTGAACATGAATCAAAATATCGCACCGACATTATTGGTCCTGCCAATTCGGATGGTTCACACGATTATGGGATTTTCCAAATTAATGATCGTTATTGGTGTCAACCGAATGGTGGTCATGCCTCTAAGAATAATTGTCATGTTAACTGTAATTCTCTCCTCACCGATAATATTAAAGATTCGGTTATGTGTGCAGAAAAGATTAAGAGTATACAGGGTTGGAAAGCCTGGAGTGTTTGGAAATATTGTAGTGGTAATTTACCTAGTATTAATGATTGTTTTTAA